A section of the Prochlorococcus sp. MIT 1341 genome encodes:
- the folK gene encoding 2-amino-4-hydroxy-6-hydroxymethyldihydropteridine diphosphokinase, which yields MSSLDPDPPRTLAVALGANLPSKIGLPKQTLIAVRPKLEKTIKEWSFVELQTVKNIEDTNEGIRFRWSPLFETDPIGGPKEQPNYVNAVVVIDGPKLWDLKPSKNSALALLDRFLNLEQEFGRQRQDADIKWGPRALDLDLLAWGGLQVKADALTLPHPRLLERSFVVVPLAAAITEGTHPPRRLNSVPGWNE from the coding sequence ATGTCTTCACTAGATCCAGACCCTCCAAGAACTCTTGCTGTAGCACTGGGAGCAAACCTTCCAAGCAAAATAGGGCTCCCAAAACAAACATTAATAGCCGTAAGACCAAAGCTTGAAAAAACGATTAAAGAATGGTCCTTTGTAGAACTTCAGACAGTAAAAAATATTGAAGATACTAATGAGGGCATACGTTTTCGCTGGTCACCCTTATTTGAAACTGATCCAATTGGTGGGCCCAAGGAGCAGCCAAATTATGTAAATGCTGTAGTAGTTATTGATGGTCCAAAGTTGTGGGATCTAAAACCCAGCAAAAATTCAGCCCTTGCATTACTAGATAGATTTCTAAACCTTGAACAAGAATTTGGGAGACAACGCCAAGATGCTGATATTAAATGGGGGCCACGAGCTCTAGATCTTGATTTATTGGCCTGGGGAGGGCTCCAAGTGAAAGCTGATGCTCTAACGCTGCCTCATCCAAGATTGCTTGAACGCAGTTTCGTTGTTGTCCCTTTAGCAGCCGCAATTACAGAAGGCACCCACCCCCCTCGCAGGCTGAATTCAGTTCCTGGCTGGAATGAGTAA
- a CDS encoding NUDIX hydrolase — translation MSRLPPIEPSKLLKKISFLDAPKFRFEINQFQLPIGLKGEFGLIRHPGASLAVPITSDGEVIILRQYRFAVSRRLLEFPAGTLEQGEAPLTTMKRELAEESGYSSANWLSIGEMLPCPGYSDEVIHLFLARDLEKLSERPKGDEDEDLEVLKMAPQDLDSLINSGNEALDGKTVTAWFRAKEILHL, via the coding sequence ATGAGCCGATTACCCCCCATAGAGCCCTCAAAACTTCTAAAAAAGATCTCTTTTTTGGATGCTCCAAAATTTCGTTTTGAAATAAATCAATTTCAATTACCTATTGGGTTGAAAGGAGAATTTGGCCTAATCCGACACCCAGGGGCATCATTAGCTGTACCTATCACCTCTGATGGGGAAGTAATTATTCTTCGTCAATATCGATTTGCAGTTTCAAGACGCCTTCTCGAATTTCCTGCAGGAACGCTTGAACAAGGAGAGGCCCCCTTGACAACAATGAAACGTGAATTAGCAGAGGAGTCTGGATATTCCTCTGCTAATTGGCTCTCAATTGGAGAAATGCTTCCCTGCCCGGGATATTCAGATGAAGTAATTCACCTTTTTCTTGCTCGTGATCTCGAAAAATTAAGTGAGCGTCCCAAAGGTGATGAAGACGAGGATCTTGAAGTTCTTAAAATGGCTCCACAAGATCTTGACTCACTTATAAATAGTGGGAATGAAGCTCTTGATGGAAAAACCGTCACAGCATGGTTTAGAGCAAAAGAAATACTTCACTTGTAA
- a CDS encoding DegT/DnrJ/EryC1/StrS family aminotransferase: MNVPPFSLSKQLADLAPELESAVLRVLQSGQYIGGPEVESFENLFATSLGVPFAVGCNSGTDALVLALRALNIGTGDEVITTSFSFFATAEAISNVGAKPVFVDVDPETYLIDIDKIEEVINPATAAILPVHLFGRPVNMERLMKLANQYDLKVVEDCAQAAGAAWKNKPVGSWGDVGCFSFFPTKNLGAAGDAGAATTKDAQLAQRMRQLAVHGMPKRYFHSELGYNSRLDALQAAVLNIKLPMLDSWVRRREAIACRYRESLKNFPNVSLPCEVHSQDGRHAWNQFVVQIKGPSDASAIKELDVETSNKIDLDFSSRSRFRDLFKQKLQNLGVNTIIYYPIPIHLQPAYGSLSYITGTLPITERLCSQVLSLPIFPELPIDQQDKVISEFGNLIRGFSNSVTLL, encoded by the coding sequence ATGAACGTACCTCCATTTAGTCTCTCCAAGCAATTAGCTGATCTTGCGCCTGAATTGGAATCAGCAGTTTTACGGGTTTTACAAAGTGGTCAGTACATTGGTGGACCAGAAGTTGAGAGCTTTGAAAATTTATTTGCGACATCACTTGGTGTGCCTTTTGCGGTTGGCTGCAACAGCGGAACTGATGCACTTGTTTTAGCTTTAAGAGCTTTAAATATTGGTACAGGTGATGAAGTGATAACAACTTCTTTTAGTTTTTTTGCTACGGCTGAAGCAATTAGTAATGTCGGAGCAAAACCTGTTTTTGTAGATGTTGACCCTGAAACATATTTAATTGATATTGACAAGATTGAGGAAGTTATAAACCCTGCTACAGCTGCCATTTTGCCGGTTCATTTGTTTGGTCGCCCAGTCAATATGGAGCGATTGATGAAACTCGCAAATCAGTATGACCTAAAAGTCGTTGAGGATTGTGCTCAGGCTGCTGGTGCTGCTTGGAAAAATAAGCCTGTAGGTAGTTGGGGAGATGTTGGTTGTTTTAGTTTTTTCCCGACGAAAAACTTAGGAGCTGCTGGAGATGCAGGTGCTGCAACTACTAAAGATGCGCAATTGGCTCAAAGGATGCGTCAGTTGGCAGTTCATGGGATGCCGAAACGCTATTTTCATTCTGAGTTGGGCTACAACAGTCGGCTTGACGCGCTTCAAGCGGCTGTCCTGAACATAAAACTTCCAATGCTTGATAGTTGGGTTAGAAGACGTGAGGCGATTGCATGTAGATATCGAGAATCATTAAAGAACTTCCCGAACGTTTCTCTACCTTGCGAGGTTCATTCCCAAGATGGCCGCCATGCTTGGAATCAGTTCGTGGTACAAATTAAGGGGCCTTCAGATGCTTCCGCAATTAAGGAATTAGATGTAGAGACTTCAAATAAAATTGATTTAGATTTTTCTTCTAGATCACGATTCCGTGATTTATTTAAACAGAAACTTCAGAATTTAGGTGTTAATACAATTATTTATTATCCAATTCCGATTCACCTACAGCCAGCTTATGGAAGCCTTAGCTATATCACGGGGACATTGCCAATTACTGAGAGATTGTGCTCACAAGTGCTAAGCTTGCCAATCTTTCCTGAATTGCCGATTGATCAGCAGGATAAAGTGATTTCTGAATTTGGTAATCTAATTAGAGGCTTCTCAAATAGTGTAACTTTATTGTAA
- a CDS encoding thioredoxin family protein: MSLTASKMLPLGSVLPEFALPLVKDPLLQKDPFSKGLQQLKSSELTSKPLLLMVLCAHCPFVKHIEAQVSAIQQDYASKVEIIALSANSISTHPQDGPYYLSIQAEVNGWKFPYLFDQEQLLVKGLQAACTPDFFLFKPLTNGPHVLEYRGQLDESRPDNGKPVTGKDLRDALEAVLHGEKVFEDQKPSIGCNIKWHAGNEPNWFS; the protein is encoded by the coding sequence ATGTCTTTGACTGCTTCAAAGATGCTTCCCTTAGGCTCTGTTTTGCCAGAGTTTGCCCTTCCTTTGGTGAAGGACCCCCTTTTACAAAAAGACCCTTTTAGTAAAGGTCTTCAGCAACTTAAAAGTTCTGAGTTGACCTCTAAACCATTACTCCTAATGGTTCTTTGTGCTCATTGCCCTTTTGTTAAGCATATTGAGGCTCAAGTGAGTGCTATCCAGCAGGATTACGCAAGTAAGGTAGAGATTATTGCTTTGTCGGCAAATAGTATTTCCACCCACCCTCAAGATGGGCCCTATTATTTGTCGATTCAAGCTGAGGTGAATGGTTGGAAGTTTCCCTATTTATTTGATCAAGAGCAGCTTCTAGTGAAGGGTTTACAGGCAGCATGCACTCCAGACTTTTTTCTTTTCAAACCTTTAACTAATGGACCGCATGTTCTTGAATATAGAGGGCAACTTGATGAGAGTAGGCCAGATAATGGTAAGCCAGTGACAGGAAAAGACCTAAGAGATGCGTTAGAAGCTGTTCTCCATGGGGAAAAGGTTTTTGAGGACCAGAAGCCCTCTATTGGTTGCAATATCAAGTGGCACGCAGGCAATGAACCTAATTGGTTTTCGTGA
- the fabI gene encoding enoyl-ACP reductase FabI: MLLDLSGKKILVTGIANNRSIAWGIAQQLHAAGAEIGVTYLPDDKGRFESKVRELTKPLEPSLFLPLNVQDDSQTKNVFNQISNQWGQLDGLVHCLAFAGKEDLIGDFSATSPQGFSRALEISAYSLAPLCNYAKPLLSEGAGIVTLTYLGAERAIPNYNVMGVAKAALEASVRYLSAELGPEKQIRVNAISAGPIRTLASSAIGGILDMIHNVEEKAPLRRTVTQTEVGNTAAFLLSDLASGISGQTIYVDAGYCINGM, encoded by the coding sequence ATGCTTCTAGATTTAAGCGGGAAAAAGATTCTAGTCACTGGCATAGCCAACAATCGATCCATCGCATGGGGCATTGCTCAGCAATTGCATGCAGCAGGGGCAGAGATTGGTGTCACTTATTTACCAGATGACAAAGGTCGGTTCGAATCAAAAGTACGTGAACTAACTAAACCCCTTGAGCCAAGTCTATTCCTGCCTTTAAATGTACAAGATGATTCTCAGACCAAAAATGTTTTCAATCAAATTTCCAATCAATGGGGGCAACTGGATGGATTAGTTCATTGTCTAGCTTTTGCAGGGAAAGAAGATCTCATTGGAGACTTCAGCGCAACAAGTCCCCAAGGCTTTTCCAGAGCACTTGAAATAAGCGCATACTCCCTTGCGCCCTTATGTAACTATGCAAAACCGCTCCTAAGCGAAGGGGCAGGGATCGTAACTTTGACTTACCTAGGCGCAGAAAGAGCTATCCCTAACTACAACGTAATGGGTGTTGCGAAAGCAGCCCTAGAAGCATCAGTGCGATATCTGTCAGCAGAACTTGGCCCAGAAAAACAAATTCGAGTTAATGCCATCAGCGCCGGTCCAATTAGAACTTTGGCCAGTTCAGCTATTGGTGGGATCCTAGATATGATCCACAACGTTGAAGAAAAAGCTCCTTTAAGAAGAACAGTTACGCAAACTGAAGTAGGAAATACGGCTGCATTCCTGCTTAGTGATCTTGCAAGCGGAATCTCAGGGCAAACTATTTACGTAGATGCTGGTTACTGCATTAATGGGATGTGA
- the hisB gene encoding imidazoleglycerol-phosphate dehydratase HisB, which translates to MTNHRKGDVHRVTSETNVNVQLNLDGEGKSQISTGIAFLDHMLHQLSSHGLFDLIVEATGDTHIDDHHTNEDVGIAIGQALSKALGDRRGIQRFGHFTAPLDEALVMVSLDCSGRPHLTYELDIPSQRIGSYDTELVKEFFVALANNSGLTLHIRQFSGVNSHHIVEACFKAFARSLRMAIELDPRRLGIVPSSKGVLEQAGQKNN; encoded by the coding sequence ATGACAAACCACAGAAAAGGTGATGTACACCGTGTTACATCTGAAACCAACGTCAATGTTCAATTAAACCTTGATGGAGAAGGTAAATCCCAGATCTCCACTGGCATTGCCTTTCTCGATCACATGTTGCATCAGTTATCAAGTCATGGCCTTTTCGATTTAATCGTTGAAGCAACTGGTGATACACATATTGATGACCATCACACTAATGAAGATGTTGGGATTGCCATAGGCCAGGCTCTATCCAAAGCTTTAGGAGACAGGCGGGGCATACAAAGATTTGGGCATTTCACAGCACCACTAGATGAAGCTCTAGTAATGGTTTCACTAGATTGCTCTGGGAGGCCTCATCTAACCTATGAGCTTGATATTCCTTCTCAACGGATTGGAAGTTATGATACTGAATTAGTAAAAGAATTCTTTGTAGCACTAGCCAATAATAGTGGCCTAACCCTTCATATACGTCAGTTCTCTGGAGTGAATTCTCATCACATAGTTGAAGCATGCTTCAAAGCATTTGCTCGCTCACTTCGAATGGCAATAGAACTAGACCCTAGGAGGTTGGGAATTGTGCCAAGTAGCAAAGGAGTGCTAGAACAGGCCGGCCAAAAAAACAATTAG
- a CDS encoding carotenoid oxygenase family protein, with translation MQTKLEHSQQDSSESFAREDWASAYQNVEKELTEEILQVEEGSLPEELCGTLYRNGPGQMERGGEWIHHPFDGDGMISSINFRNGVATLTNRFVRTEAWGEEVSADKFLYRGVFGTQKPGGFFANAFDLRLKNIANTNVILLGDQLLALWEAAGPYALDPKTLKTKGLSTLGGVLKENEAFSAHPKIDPGHHYNQKRLVTFGVKTGPKSKIRLMEFANESEQSFHLIDDRIDNFDGFAFLHDFAITPNWAIFLQNSISINPIPFLFGLKSAAQCLSSIPNGQSRFLFIPRDSGLFKGQTPRIFNAPSGFVFHHLNAWEDESKVAIESIYYDDFPSIGPGEDFREINFDLLPEGRLKRCEVDLASGRIRTSLLSKQCCEFAMVNPNFLGKKARFAWMATSECEEGNGPLQSIKKLDLIDGSSSKWSAAPRGFVGEPIMLSKTDSNNEDEGWIMVMVWNGARKATDLVILKSINLNLQAIINLPLAIPHGLHGCWVNS, from the coding sequence ATGCAAACAAAATTAGAACATTCCCAACAGGACTCTTCAGAAAGTTTCGCTCGTGAAGACTGGGCAAGTGCTTATCAAAATGTTGAAAAAGAATTAACTGAAGAGATTCTCCAGGTCGAAGAAGGCTCTTTACCTGAAGAGCTTTGTGGAACTCTTTATCGAAATGGGCCTGGACAGATGGAACGTGGTGGGGAATGGATCCATCATCCATTTGATGGCGACGGAATGATCTCCTCCATAAATTTCAGGAATGGGGTTGCAACTCTTACAAATCGCTTTGTTAGAACTGAAGCTTGGGGAGAGGAAGTCTCAGCAGACAAATTTCTTTATCGAGGAGTCTTTGGGACCCAAAAACCAGGAGGTTTTTTTGCGAATGCTTTTGATCTCCGCCTCAAAAATATTGCAAATACAAATGTAATTCTGCTAGGAGATCAACTCCTAGCATTATGGGAAGCAGCTGGACCTTATGCTCTTGACCCTAAAACTCTAAAGACAAAAGGTTTATCTACTTTAGGTGGAGTTCTTAAAGAAAATGAAGCGTTTAGTGCACACCCAAAGATAGACCCAGGACACCATTATAATCAAAAACGATTAGTAACCTTTGGCGTCAAAACTGGTCCCAAAAGCAAAATAAGGTTAATGGAATTTGCCAATGAAAGTGAGCAATCTTTCCACCTAATTGATGACCGAATTGATAACTTTGATGGTTTTGCATTTCTACATGACTTTGCAATTACACCTAACTGGGCAATTTTCTTACAAAATTCAATTTCCATCAATCCAATTCCATTCCTCTTTGGGTTAAAAAGTGCTGCTCAATGCCTATCTTCGATACCGAATGGGCAAAGTAGATTTTTATTTATCCCAAGGGACTCTGGCTTATTTAAAGGCCAGACACCAAGAATTTTCAATGCTCCTTCTGGCTTTGTCTTTCATCATCTAAATGCATGGGAGGATGAAAGTAAAGTTGCAATTGAAAGCATCTATTATGATGATTTTCCTTCTATTGGACCAGGAGAGGATTTCCGTGAAATCAATTTCGACCTATTACCTGAAGGGCGTTTAAAAAGATGCGAAGTTGATTTAGCAAGCGGCAGGATAAGGACAAGCCTACTAAGCAAGCAATGCTGTGAATTTGCCATGGTAAATCCTAACTTTTTAGGTAAAAAAGCTCGCTTCGCCTGGATGGCAACATCTGAGTGTGAAGAGGGGAATGGCCCATTACAAAGTATCAAGAAATTAGATCTTATTGATGGCAGTTCTTCCAAATGGAGTGCGGCTCCCAGAGGATTTGTAGGAGAACCAATAATGCTATCAAAAACAGATTCTAATAATGAAGATGAAGGCTGGATAATGGTAATGGTTTGGAATGGGGCAAGAAAGGCTACAGACCTTGTTATACTTAAATCTATAAATCTAAATCTGCAAGCAATAATAAACCTGCCTTTAGCCATCCCTCACGGACTGCATGGATGTTGGGTAAATTCATGA
- the rdgB gene encoding RdgB/HAM1 family non-canonical purine NTP pyrophosphatase: MKEIGQTSRRLFVASGNKGKISEFQALFSDLPVSLHLKPKGFEVEESGKTFAENARIKAIAVAKETGHWAIADDSGLSVTALNGAPGVFSARYGTTDSERIGRLLNELRGKGDRSAFFSAAICLASEEGDVLLEVEGVASGLIALAPRGENGFGYDPVFEIKELGLTFAEMPKQQKAQFGHRGKAFKILKPMLIKLLSD, encoded by the coding sequence ATGAAGGAAATTGGTCAAACCTCTAGAAGGCTTTTTGTAGCTTCGGGCAACAAAGGCAAGATCTCCGAGTTTCAAGCTCTTTTTAGTGACTTACCTGTAAGTCTTCATTTAAAACCAAAGGGCTTTGAGGTTGAAGAATCTGGAAAGACCTTTGCTGAAAATGCCAGGATTAAGGCAATCGCAGTGGCTAAGGAAACAGGTCACTGGGCAATTGCTGATGATTCGGGACTTTCCGTCACGGCTTTAAATGGAGCACCTGGTGTATTTTCGGCTCGTTACGGCACCACGGATTCTGAAAGGATTGGCCGTCTTTTAAATGAATTAAGGGGTAAAGGTGATAGGAGTGCGTTTTTCAGCGCAGCAATTTGTTTGGCTTCCGAAGAAGGTGATGTCTTGTTAGAAGTAGAAGGTGTTGCTTCAGGGCTCATCGCACTTGCCCCGAGAGGTGAAAATGGTTTTGGTTATGACCCTGTTTTTGAGATAAAAGAATTAGGTTTGACATTTGCGGAAATGCCCAAGCAACAGAAGGCACAGTTTGGGCATCGCGGTAAGGCGTTCAAAATTCTTAAACCAATGCTCATAAAACTATTGTCTGATTGA
- a CDS encoding phosphoglucomutase/phosphomannomutase family protein, producing MAYASLPLSSSPIEFGTDGWRGVLGVDITIERLLAVAAASAQELAYRAPSGLKSRKILIGFDRRFLAPELAEASAAAIRGSGLEPLLASTPLTTPACSWAVVQRKALGALVITASHNPPEWLGMKIKGPFGGSVESDFTKAVEKRLLAGGKIIPLEGITKRFDGRKEHLEGLRSKFDISGMVEGLNQLGLKLIIDPMHGVAAGCISEVFGEEGSNLIQEIRSQRDTLFGGNSPEPLQTYLSELISRVKAANASGQKTIGLAFDGDGDRIAAVDEKGNFCSTQLLIPLLVDHLGRTKNLPGSVIKTVSGSDVITLVAKSIGRKVVELPVGFKYIAAEMLSDQVLLGGEESGGVGFGGHLPERDALFTALVLIEALVEGGRSLGDYLDSLKRRFGGECVYDRIDLRLASMENRNRLEALLKEEPPLKVASQDVIEVSCLDGVKFRLGQGYWLMMRFSGTEPLLRIYCEAPSHEKLFETLEWAKEFAQAA from the coding sequence ATGGCTTATGCATCATTGCCGCTATCTTCTTCGCCAATAGAGTTTGGCACTGATGGTTGGAGGGGGGTATTAGGAGTTGATATCACTATTGAAAGGCTTTTGGCAGTAGCGGCTGCATCTGCACAAGAGCTTGCCTATAGAGCTCCTTCCGGTTTAAAAAGTCGAAAGATCTTGATAGGTTTTGACCGTAGATTTCTTGCTCCCGAGCTTGCTGAGGCTTCGGCTGCTGCGATTAGGGGTTCAGGTTTGGAGCCTCTCCTCGCTTCAACACCGTTGACTACCCCGGCTTGTAGTTGGGCTGTAGTTCAACGTAAAGCATTGGGGGCCCTTGTTATTACAGCAAGTCATAACCCCCCTGAATGGCTTGGGATGAAAATTAAGGGACCTTTTGGTGGTTCTGTAGAGTCAGATTTCACTAAAGCAGTGGAAAAAAGGCTATTAGCTGGTGGGAAGATTATTCCTCTTGAGGGCATTACCAAGAGGTTTGATGGTCGAAAAGAGCATCTTGAGGGATTGCGCAGTAAGTTTGATATTTCAGGTATGGTTGAAGGACTCAATCAATTGGGCTTAAAGCTAATAATTGACCCAATGCATGGCGTTGCTGCTGGCTGTATTTCTGAAGTTTTTGGGGAAGAGGGATCAAACCTTATTCAAGAGATTCGTTCTCAACGCGATACTCTTTTTGGAGGTAACTCACCTGAGCCACTTCAAACCTACTTAAGTGAATTAATTTCGCGTGTTAAAGCCGCTAATGCTTCTGGCCAAAAAACAATTGGCTTAGCTTTTGATGGCGATGGAGATAGAATTGCAGCAGTTGATGAGAAAGGGAATTTCTGCAGCACTCAATTATTAATTCCTTTGTTAGTAGATCACCTTGGAAGAACAAAGAACTTGCCTGGCTCAGTGATTAAGACAGTCAGTGGATCAGATGTAATTACACTTGTCGCCAAATCAATTGGACGGAAGGTAGTTGAACTTCCAGTTGGGTTTAAATATATAGCTGCTGAAATGCTATCCGATCAAGTTCTGTTGGGAGGAGAGGAGTCTGGGGGTGTGGGTTTTGGAGGGCATTTGCCTGAAAGAGATGCATTATTTACAGCCTTAGTTCTTATAGAGGCGCTTGTAGAAGGCGGTCGGTCTCTGGGGGATTATTTGGATTCTTTGAAAAGACGTTTTGGCGGGGAATGTGTATATGACAGGATTGATTTGAGATTGGCCAGTATGGAAAATAGAAATCGATTAGAGGCATTATTGAAAGAGGAACCTCCGTTAAAAGTTGCTAGTCAAGATGTAATAGAAGTTAGTTGTTTAGATGGTGTGAAGTTTCGACTAGGACAAGGATATTGGTTGATGATGCGTTTTTCGGGAACAGAACCGTTGTTGAGGATTTATTGCGAGGCACCTAGTCATGAGAAGCTTTTTGAGACATTGGAATGGGCTAAAGAATTTGCTCAGGCAGCATGA
- a CDS encoding TM0106 family RecB-like putative nuclease, which yields MGYTPSQPKVLTDRLLCSWVRCRRKAWLDRHGDATKRVWTPHRSLQLDQQHDHFKALLIKKPERGLRALREGAEGIIGLRIKTLDKESNSLEVHPALLQKTKGESRWGHFAYRPVISKQGRRLTREHRLSLAMTAQLLEPFQESAVTHGLALGSSNQGLEIEKVPFSKSLLHQLNEIICKLSKELEEQTPPPLTSDRKKCTLCSWRDTCSAQAAKEGYLSEVSGIGKARSKILKELGIGSLEALANADPKSLVSQLNSFNKQHGEVGEELIKQAKVQYRANPERLKNSLSIPELISAKGVLIYDIESDPDRKEDFLHGFLRIMKNNNGSWDIDKAQYHPLLIANLDDKSSSFCWERIQKKLTKYPKLPILHYGETEQVSLTRIAQKNGLSKKQIRDLQKRMIDVHKRLKAYWRLPINSYGLKTVAGWLGFHWRNERAEGARVLLWWRQFRKIKSSSWRAQKILYKIFEYNHDDNLATWEIVKWLVMQDKTEKIS from the coding sequence ATGGGTTACACCCCTTCTCAACCAAAAGTACTAACAGACCGCCTACTTTGCAGTTGGGTGAGATGCCGACGAAAAGCATGGCTAGATCGCCATGGAGATGCAACAAAACGTGTTTGGACTCCGCACCGAAGCTTGCAACTTGACCAACAGCATGATCATTTCAAAGCTTTATTGATCAAGAAGCCCGAACGAGGCCTTAGGGCATTAAGAGAAGGAGCGGAAGGGATAATTGGACTAAGAATCAAGACTTTGGATAAAGAAAGCAATTCATTAGAAGTACACCCTGCCTTACTCCAAAAAACAAAAGGAGAATCCCGTTGGGGTCATTTTGCTTACAGACCCGTAATCTCGAAACAGGGCCGAAGACTAACGAGAGAACATCGGCTTTCATTAGCCATGACAGCTCAACTCCTTGAACCTTTCCAAGAATCAGCTGTAACTCATGGACTTGCTTTAGGCAGTTCTAATCAGGGCCTCGAAATAGAGAAAGTTCCTTTCAGCAAATCTTTACTGCACCAATTAAATGAAATTATTTGTAAGCTTTCAAAAGAACTTGAAGAGCAAACTCCGCCTCCTCTAACAAGTGATAGAAAAAAATGTACTCTATGTTCTTGGAGAGACACATGTAGCGCACAAGCTGCCAAAGAGGGATACTTAAGTGAAGTAAGCGGGATAGGGAAGGCCCGAAGCAAAATTTTAAAAGAGCTTGGTATAGGAAGCCTAGAAGCTCTAGCGAATGCAGACCCAAAATCTTTAGTTAGTCAATTAAATTCTTTTAATAAGCAACATGGAGAAGTCGGCGAAGAGCTTATCAAACAAGCAAAAGTTCAATACAGGGCAAATCCAGAAAGATTAAAAAATTCTCTATCAATCCCAGAATTAATTAGTGCCAAGGGAGTATTAATATATGACATCGAATCTGATCCAGATCGAAAAGAGGATTTCTTACATGGTTTCCTTAGAATAATGAAAAATAATAATGGGTCTTGGGATATAGATAAAGCACAGTACCATCCCCTTCTAATTGCAAACCTAGATGATAAATCATCTTCCTTTTGCTGGGAGCGAATCCAAAAGAAACTAACTAAATACCCAAAGCTTCCGATTCTTCACTATGGAGAGACAGAGCAGGTTTCCTTAACCCGGATAGCCCAAAAAAATGGTTTATCTAAGAAACAAATAAGAGACCTCCAAAAGAGAATGATCGATGTACATAAAAGACTTAAAGCTTATTGGCGATTGCCTATAAATAGCTATGGGTTAAAAACTGTTGCTGGATGGCTTGGTTTTCATTGGAGAAACGAGCGAGCTGAAGGAGCAAGAGTCCTTCTTTGGTGGCGGCAATTCCGAAAAATTAAATCAAGCAGTTGGAGAGCTCAAAAGATATTATATAAAATTTTTGAATACAATCATGATGACAACCTTGCGACCTGGGAAATCGTTAAATGGCTAGTAATGCAGGACAAGACTGAGAAGATTTCCTAA
- a CDS encoding glycine cleavage T-protein, with protein sequence MNSSLNLFWDETFPFLVLKGPGSKAFLHGQTTSDVKNLSHDQFLRTCWLNTFGRVKALFEISIEDDGVGLLVLAGDSESVFDGLSKVIFPADQLEIASFSTKRRLQKISEKTEFFSDIVWLDPKESLESFPPNSCFTRKDLVEISLIQQGFPRGSMEINGEFNPFELGLADWVSLDKGCYLGQEAISKIINNCAIRQQLRYWESFEDIAIGETLSIPSVNPENSSEARAGVITSSVKIVSEKKTIGLALVKRMALSHSKLALFGDTREVSLSLPKGFTSLRTV encoded by the coding sequence ATGAATTCTTCTTTAAATCTATTTTGGGATGAAACCTTCCCCTTCCTTGTTTTGAAGGGGCCTGGGAGTAAGGCTTTTTTGCATGGTCAAACTACTTCTGATGTAAAAAATCTTTCTCATGATCAATTTTTAAGGACTTGTTGGCTTAATACGTTTGGAAGAGTAAAGGCCCTATTCGAAATCTCTATAGAAGATGATGGAGTTGGATTGCTTGTTCTTGCTGGCGATAGTGAGTCAGTATTTGATGGCCTCTCCAAGGTTATTTTCCCTGCTGACCAATTGGAAATCGCTTCCTTTTCGACAAAGAGAAGACTTCAGAAGATATCAGAGAAAACAGAATTTTTTTCAGATATCGTTTGGCTTGACCCAAAGGAAAGTCTAGAGAGTTTCCCACCAAATTCTTGCTTTACCAGGAAGGATTTGGTTGAAATCTCTTTGATTCAACAGGGATTTCCTAGGGGTTCAATGGAAATAAATGGTGAGTTTAATCCGTTCGAGTTAGGCTTGGCTGATTGGGTGAGTCTTGATAAAGGATGTTACTTAGGGCAGGAAGCAATATCGAAAATAATAAATAACTGCGCAATAAGGCAGCAACTAAGATATTGGGAGTCTTTTGAGGATATTGCTATTGGTGAAACCCTTTCCATACCCTCAGTAAATCCAGAAAACTCTTCAGAAGCACGGGCCGGGGTAATTACTTCTTCGGTAAAGATTGTCTCCGAGAAAAAGACTATTGGGTTGGCTTTAGTCAAACGAATGGCCTTATCTCATTCAAAGCTTGCGCTCTTTGGCGACACTAGAGAAGTGTCCTTGTCACTTCCTAAGGGGTTTACTTCATTAAGAACCGTTTAA